From the genome of Acidobacteriota bacterium, one region includes:
- a CDS encoding GxxExxY protein → MAELIYPEECYRIVGAAFEVYNRMGCGFLEAVYQECLEIEFKFQGIPHEVQPAFHPDYRGTQLRREFRPDFTCYGKILVEIKSVSELVDAHVSQALNALHAAKYRLGILLNFGHHPQLEYQRIVLTAPRGQAVVREPLERYTPEFPADWPANDVKDWPANNANPRESGQNAETEE, encoded by the coding sequence TTGGCCGAGTTGATTTACCCTGAGGAGTGCTACCGCATCGTCGGGGCCGCGTTCGAGGTGTACAACCGCATGGGGTGCGGGTTCCTGGAAGCCGTGTACCAGGAGTGCCTGGAAATCGAGTTCAAGTTCCAGGGAATCCCCCACGAGGTCCAGCCCGCCTTCCATCCGGATTACCGGGGCACCCAGCTTCGCAGGGAATTCCGGCCCGACTTCACCTGCTACGGCAAAATCCTCGTTGAGATCAAATCGGTTTCCGAGCTGGTGGACGCCCACGTTTCGCAGGCATTGAACGCCCTCCACGCCGCCAAATACCGCCTCGGGATCCTTCTCAACTTCGGCCACCACCCCCAACTGGAGTACCAGCGGATCGTCCTGACGGCCCCCCGCGGCCAGGCAGTCGTCCGTGAGCCCCTCGAACGCTACACCCCGGAGTTCCCGGCGGATTGGCCCGCGAATGACGTGAAGGATTGGCCCGCGAATAACGCAAATCCTCGCGAATCGGGCCAAAACGCCGAAACAGAGGAGTAG